The following proteins are co-located in the Haliotis asinina isolate JCU_RB_2024 chromosome 13, JCU_Hal_asi_v2, whole genome shotgun sequence genome:
- the LOC137260369 gene encoding toll-like receptor Tollo has product MSAVKMHGKLGYIMSSAILFLCLYPRASSVSLKTFNYRWIDGTFRQVSYPRTKHGDCVYDATRDLVTCVKNHPYDTITSTWRYKAENVSYVAVNCRAQRIYTGHYSECVCKDRTMAAHPHKQTQRDSYVFCQLDAIYPDMLQPLTNLEVLDLAHNHLFRVPPHCFDDMAKMKLLSLSNNQIEHFFDGLLCHVPSLEVLLLQDLPLTSFPANLFQCASDFRSSLKVIDISHSKLSTFKEGDFQSLNHLGLLDISYNKLETLPEEPFLGLSSLQTLDISGNRFTQMPRSLCVGLEQVQKLFINHNLLQTFNCSIFETCINLTYLFVSEGLVANITGSPCRLDSLKHLDISGNKLSQMPLKLIHNDSVLEYIDLSNNRLEGVDTETFHDMTRLKCLNVSYNQIDKIDETFQKASLHLQNLEVLDFTKNQIHQLYDNSFMSLSTLKELYLTDNYIKQVRAESFKGLGDVSKLYLRSNNIGRIEKESFSHMEKLTVLDLSQNQLVHLDTEYPSSLRKLDLSHNQIRTMESIGDLYNLQELYLQGNAISYIASDWFINMTNLQIIDMSKNSLSTISDGLFSTLPKLEEVHLRGNGLTIDFGKDLFHDSKLMRRLDLSGNKIRNIDNLLDGVSMTHVEHLDLSFNNISAIRRPLNKRNESVSLKWLNLESCGIEFVVRDAFVNMGVLEYVKLLNNSITFVPLFDARLGAMFFFRGNPIICTCGMVWLEERWLDTDTVEKMSTYDYDVDVCRTYPSMIVKPIRNLSDREFMCPVPSNCPTECDCFVLKEGGSVYMTVCRNNLTNIPQNLPHDSEYLYLDGNNFHTVQRISKGFHYTENIFLNNSGVVSFGEVVFKDFSHVFVIDISCNDLKSLPTSIFQGLKYLKDINLQHNHLTHLSKGLLKNVPALQNIDISYNNIHHILPETLQDLDHLDTFRWIKMAGNPLLCSCPNQEFRLWMERRYNRVYDRRNVLCEGEEIRRVDMDRFECEDDFPDGLKTAVIVACVVSVVVPLIVLLVYCRKEVSAVCYTRFAPICYTGTGSGHHHTDPCIYDAVVLYDTSDPKCLWWIQKSLVPKLTEGRRKFKLYILKHDILSRETAMFYIQKSHCTIAIVNNTFPQNRFALECFRHSAAHDVGNNGNHRMIMVTWGFIDKKNLPQCLRHYVERDRILPVTSTCFWDKLIQKLPDTRHRLQGLDNQGYDMEENTL; this is encoded by the coding sequence ATGTCTGCTGTCAAGATGCACGGAAAACTCGGATATATTATGTCAAGTGCGATACTATTTCTGTGTCTATATCCGCGAGCGTCTTCCGTCAGTCTGAAAACATTTAACTACAGATGGATAGACGGGACTTTCCGCCAGGTGTCATACCCAAGGACAAAACATGGCGACTGTGTATACGACGCCACGCGTGATCTCGTCACGTGCGTGAAAAATCATCCTTATGACACAATAACCTCAACATGGAGGTACAAGGCGGAAAACGTCTCATACGTCGCCGTGAACTGCCGCGCTCAGAGAATCTATACAGGCCATTATTCGGAGTGTGTGTGTAAAGACAGGACAATGGCTGCACATCCTCATAAACAAACCCAGAGAGATTCATATGTGTTTTGCCAACTTGATGCAATATACCCTGACATGCTGCAGCCGCTTACCAACCTTGAAGTCCTTGACCTTGCTCACAATCATCTGTTCCGTGTTCCCCCGCACTGTTTCGATGACATGGCAAAGATGAAGCTGCTTTCTCTCAGTAACAACCAGATCGAGCACTTCTTTGACGGTCTGCTATGCCATGTGCCTAGCCTGGAGGTTCTCCTTCTTCAAGATCTGCCTCTCACCTCTTTCCCGGCGAACCTGTTTCAATGTGCCTCAGATTTCCGGTCAAGTTTAAAAGTAATTGACATAAGCCATTCGAAATTATCAACGTTCAAGGAAGGCGACTTTCAGTCACTAAATCACCTTGGTCTTCTTGACATTTCATACAACAAACTAGAGACGCTTCCAGAAGAACCATTCCTTGGGCTGTCATCTCTGCAGACTCTTGATATATCAGGAAACCGTTTTACTCAGATGCCTAGATCCCTGTGTGTCGGTCTTGAACAGGTCCAAAAGCTGTTCATCAATCACAACCTGCTTCAAACTTTCAATTGTTCTATATTTGAAACATGTATCAACTTGACATACTTATTTGTTTCAGAAGGATTGGTGGCAAATATAACTGGGTCACCTTGTCGTCTTGACTCACTAAAACATCTCGATATTTCCGGAAACAAACTTTCCCAAATGCCTCTTAAATTAATACATAATGATTCAGTATTAGAGTACATTGATCTAAGCAACAACAGGTTAGAGGGGGTTGACACTGAaacatttcatgacatgactCGACTGAAGTGTCTGAATGTGAGTTACAACCAGATCGATAAAATCGATGAAACTTTCCAGAAAGCATCATTACATCTACAAAATCTAGAagttttagatttcactaaaaatcaGATTCACCAGCTGTATGATAACAGCTTCATGTCACTGTCAACTCTAAAGGAATTATATCTCACAGATAATTATATAAAACAAGTACGTGCAGAATCGTTCAAAGGTTTAGGAGATGTCAGCAAATTATATCTACGGTCAAACAACATCGGTAGAATTGAGAAAGAATCCTTTTCCCACATGGAAAAGCTCACAGTCTTGGATCTGTCTCAGAATCAGCTAGTTCACCTTGACACAGAGTATCCTTCCTCTTTGAGGAAGTTAGATTTGAGCCATAACCAAATCCGTACAATGGAATCTATAGGCGACTTGTACAACCTCCAGGAACTGTATCTCCAGGGTAACGCAATCAGTTACATAGCATCCGACTGGtttataaacatgacaaatCTTCAGATCATAGATATGAGCAAGAACAGTCTGTCCACTATCAGCGATGGCTTATTTTCAACTCTTCCGAAACTCGAGGAGGTACACTTAAGGGGAAATGGCCTGACTATTGACTTTGGAAAGGACCTGTTCCATGATTCTAAGCTAATGCGCCGACTAGACCTCAGTGGGAACAAGATCAGGAACATTGACAATCTACTGGACGGAGTCTCGATGACACACGTGGAACATCTTGATCTCTCTTTCAACAACATCTCAGCTATCAGGAGACCTTTAAACAAAAGGAATGAATCAGTTTCTCTGAAGTGGCTCAATCTTGAATCTTGTGGCATTGAATTTGTAGTTCGTGATGCCTTCGTCAATATGGGGGTTCTTGAATACGTCAAGCTTTTGAATAATTCTATCACGTTCGTGCCATTGTTTGATGCTCGCCTCGGTGCCATGTTTTTCTTCAGAGGGAATCCTATCATTTGTACGTGTGGAATGGTGTGGTTGGAAGAACGCTGGCTTGACACGGATACGGTGGAGAAGATGTCGACGTATGATTATGATGTTGACGTGTGTAGGACCTACCCGTCCATGATAGTGAAACCGATCCGGAATTTGTCCGACCGGGAATTCATGTGTCCAGTTCCATCCAACTGTCCTACTGAATGTGATTGTTTCGTTCTCAAAGAAGGGGGATCTGTATACATGACTGTGTGTAGAAACAACTTGACTAACATTCCACAAAACCTGCCACACGATTCAGAATATTTGTATCTTGATGGCAACAACTTTCACACCGTGCAAAGAATTTCAAAGGGGTTCCACTATACAGAAAACATTTTCCTTAACAACAGTGGTGTTGTGTCGTTTGGAGAGGTTGTGTTTAAAGACTTCAGTCATGTATTCGTCATTGACATAAGTTGTAACGACCTAAAATCGCTACCAACTTCCATATTTCAAGGTCTGAAGTATTTAAAGGACATTAATCTTCAACACAATCATTTGACACACCTTAGCAAAGgtcttttgaaaaatgttcCTGCACTCCAAAACATAGACATAAGCTACAATAACATTCACCACATTCTTCCAGAGACGTTACAAGACCTAGATCATCTCGACACATTCCGCTGGATTAAAATGGCTGGTAACCCTTTATTGTGTTCTTGTCCGAATCAGGAGTTCCGCCTGTGGATGGAGAGGCGCTATAACAGGGTGTACGACCGCAGGAACGTTTTATGTGAAGGTGAAGAAATTCGGCGGGTTGATATGGACCGATTCGAATGTGAAGACGACTTCCCTGATGGTCTGAAGACGGCCGTGATTGTTGCCTGTGTGGTTTCAGTTGTCGTGCCTCTTATTGTCCTACTCGTGTATTGTCGTAAGGAAGTGTCAGCAGTATGCTACACGAGATTCGCGCCCATTTGCTACACCGGAACCGGAAGTGGGCACCATCATACCGATCCGTGTATCTACGACGCTGTGGTGTTGTACGACACATCCGATCCCAAATGTTTGTGGTGGATTCAGAAGTCACTGGTACCAAAACTCACTGAAGGAAGGCGGAAGTTCAAGCTGTATATTCTCAAACATGACATCCTGTCTCGTGAGACCGCCATGTTTTACATCCAGAAGAGTCATTGCACTATAGCAATAGTAAATAACACATTTCCACAAAACAGATTCGCTCTAGAATGCTTCCGTCATTCTGCCGCTCACGACGTCGGCAATAATGGAAATCATCGTATGATTATGGTCACGTGGGGATTTATTGACAAAAAGAACTTGCCCCAATGTCTGAGACATTACGTTGAGCGTGACAGAATCCTGCCAGTGACGAGCACCTGTTTTTGGGACAAGCTCATTCAGAAGTTACCAGATACCAGACACAGGCTCCAGGGCTTGGACAATCAGGGGTATGACATGGAAGAAAATACCCTGTGA